In one window of Capra hircus breed San Clemente chromosome 28, ASM170441v1, whole genome shotgun sequence DNA:
- the C28H10orf105 gene encoding uncharacterized protein C10orf105 homolog, with protein MAAREGAMNTEGPSPLAFLTAPATPGRLSEAIDPIPVLIALACIFLLLATCLLFMTLCKPRALDPSRRRARECMPHHPGSPSEPQLRLWKRLGSLRRSLHSFRRGRPAPRRPLPGREDNHDCDCTESTKM; from the exons ATGGCGGCTCGGGAGG GAGCCATGAACACAGAGGGCCCCAGCCCCCTCGCCTTCCTCACAGCTCCAGCCACTCCGGGGAGGCTCTCAGAGGCCATTGACCCCATCCCCGTGCTCATTGCCCTGGCCTGCATCTTCCTTCTGCTGGCCACCTGTCTGCTGTTCATGACCCTCTGCAAGCCCCGGGCACTGGACCCGAGCCGCCGCCGGGCCCGCGAGTGCATGCCCCACCACCCAGGGAGCCCCAGCGAGCCCCAGCTCCGCCTCTGGAAGCGCCTGGGCTCGCTGCGCCGCTCCCTGCACAGCTTCCGCCGAGGCCGGCCTGCCCCCCGGCGCCCCCTGCCGGGCAGAGAGGACAACCACGACTGCGACTGCACGGAATCTACCAAGATGTGA